The nucleotide sequence TCCTATCGAAACGTATAAGACTTCAGATTAAAGCTTATAATTGACTGCTGTAATCTTCAAGCTCGTTTCTCAACGATTGAGCTCTATTCCTAACATTATCATAAAAGCCACATTTAGCAATGAAAAGATATCGGTAGGCAAATATCATATTGCGAAACTCATCTTTAGGTAAAAATTCTGGGTTGAGAGACTGAGCAGAATTAAATCGAATTTGATTGATGTAAAAAGGCTTAACAAAGTCTCTCACATGCTCATTGATTGAAACATCATACTCACCTGTTCCTCTATAGTACTGTTCATATAAATCAACTATTTCGTTTCGAATATTAAAGTCATTAATCAGGTCCATTTTACCTGAAGCTTTCAAAGATTCATAGGTTGTGCGTTGAGGAGAAAAAGGAGGATTATATTGAATGGTTAAAATATGATTCATTAATGCCGTATCACTGCCATAGGGTCTACCAATACTAGCCTCAGATAAGGTTACTAAAGACGTGGATATTCGATCATTCACTGAACGAAGTGTATCTAATGCTTGAATGTCTATGTCCAGGTCAGAGATTAAGCTTTCCAGGTATTTTCGTTCTAGTTTCTTACTATTGGATTCTTCTTTATATCCTTCCAGATAAAAGGCAATGCTAATACCTAAGATGACCACCAAAAGGTTTGCTATATGATCTAGCCAATTAATATTCTTCATGAATTAAAAATATAACAAATCCATTGGCATAATAAATTGAAACAAGAAGTAGTTAATAATTCATTTAACCAGAAAAAAATCCATTCCTCCTTTCCATATTGACGGGATGATTTTAACTTCATTGAAAATTTACCCATCATGCGAAAAGCACTTTCATTCTCATTTATAGTCGTTGCTCTTATACTCATCCAATGTAAGAGTGTACCTCTTAGTGGTCGTTCGCAACTGAGCCTTATCGGCAATGACAAGATTTTTCCCATGAGTTTTGATCAGTATGAGCAAGTGAAAAAGGAAAGCAAAATCATCAACGGTACCGATGAAGCACGAATGATTAAGCGTGTAGGAACCAGAATACAACGAGCGGTAGAACAATATTTTAGAGAAGAAGGGAAACCCAACTATTTATCTGATTACAAATGGGAGTATAATCTTGTTGATAACGACAGCACCGTGAACGCATGGTGCATGCCGGGCGGGAAAGTAGCTTTTTACACGGGTATCATGCCCATATGTAAAGATGAGCTAGGTGTAGCAGTAGTTATGGGACATGAGATAGCACACGCTATTGCAAATCATGGAGCCGAAAGGATAAGCACCCAATATGCAGCTCAAGCTGGTTTGGCTACAGTTAGTATTTTATTGACTGGAGGAGGGAGCGGTCCTTCAATACCAGCCGAGGTAATCATGCAAGGAGCTGGAGCTGCTACCTCGCTTGGGATACTTGCATTCTCAAGAAAGCATGAATCCGAATCTGACAAATTAGGATTGTATTTTATGGCAATGGCAGGTTACAATCCACAGGAAGCTCCAAAATTCTGGGAACGAATGGCTGCTAATAGTGGTGGGGAAGCTCCACCGGAATTCACATCCACTCACCCGTCACACGATACAAGAATATCTGACTTGAAAGCTAACATGCCTAAAGCGATGGAATACTATCGCAAAAGCCAATAAGTGAATAGATCTAGACCACTCTTTAAGCTTTTTAAGTCGTTAAAAGGATTATTAGGCTCAAGAGGAGAGCGAATTAGCGATATCACAATCGCTAGACAATCTATAGAGGTAAAAGATCAGCTTCTGAGGTGGGTGAAAGAACTCCTATTCCTAAGTCTGGGAATTCTATCTGCTGGTTTTGGCTTAAAGGGCTTTCTTCTTCCGAACGATTTTATCGATGGAGGAGTGACTGGAATATCATTGCTTACCCGTGTTATAACAGGCTATCCTTTACCCATTTTGATTGTAATCATCAATATTCCTTTCATCATACTTGGATATTTTCAAATCGGTAAGTCATTTGTTTTTAAAAGCATTCTTGCAATTGTAGGTTTAGCTTTTGCTCTAGCTTTTATAGAATACCCGACCATCACATCTGACAAATTGCTGGTAGCAGTCTTTGGTGGATTTTTCCTGGGAGCTGGAATAGGCCTTTCTGTGAGGGGCGGAGGTGTTCTTGACGGAACAGAAGTTCTCGCCATTTACCTAGGAAGAAAAACAGGATTGACCATTGGCGACTTAATTCTTGTCTTCAATGTTTTCATCTTTTCAACTGCAGCTTACCTCCTATCTATGGAGATTGCTCTTTATTCTATCCTAACCTATTTGTCGGCTTCAAAAACAGTTGATTTTGTCATCGAAGGTGTGGAAGAATACATTGGGGTCATTATCATTTCTCATCGGAGTGAAGCCATCCGTTTAATGATCACAGAACGTATGGGGCGTGGCGTAACTATTTACAACGGCACTAGTGGATTTGGTCCGCGAGAAGAGCTAAAAGATACTGAGATACTCTACTCTGTAATTACAAGATTAGAGATTGCCAATCTTCAAAACAAGGTGAGACAAATTGATCCAAATGCGTTTATTGTTATGAATAGCGTAAAAGATCTAAAAGGTGGAATGATCAAAAAAAGACAGTTTAAAGAGCATTAGTAGATTGCTCTCATAGAGAACTACTCAAACTGACTCACTTCCAACCTCGGTATGATCTTGCAAGCATTTTTATAGTACACTTTTTTGAGTATCTCATCGGAAAGACCTAGGCCATACATTCTCCAATAGGCATGGTACTTTTTATAGTACGGAAAATACTCATCTTCTGTCTCTAAGACCCGGAAATATGTGTAGAACTCTTCTGGATTATATGCATCTTTTCCAAACAAGACTCGATCCTGATATTTTTCAAAAAATTGATTTGCTCTCCGTGGCTGTCTGCCAAACTCCGCAATGACAGCTCCTATTCCAAAGTAAACATTCGGATAGATATCTAAATGTTTTCCTGCTTTATCCAAATCATTGGCCATCCATCCCATGTGGGCATTTACAAAAGTGGTTTTTGGATGTTTTTTAAAGATGTTGTGCTGCTCTGCAATGATTTGCTCAAATGGGGCCGGATTCTCTGCTCCTCTTTTTCTTCCTGGTCTTAGTTTCAATTCCAACCATCGTTCATTGTCAGCATCCATTGGGTCCCAAAAAGAAGCAGGATCTGCCGCATGGATAAGTACTGGTATCCCCAATTCACCACACTTTGCCCAAATAGGATCTATTCTAGGATCATCAATTGCTACTCTATTTCCATCCATATCTTGGTAGCTAAGACCAAGACTCTTATAAATTTTTAATCCTCTAGCTCCCGCTTTTACATCTTCTTCTAATTCTTTTACAGCTTTCTCTGTCCAACCTTTATCGCCAATATTTTTGAATGATACATTCGTAAAAACAATGATTCTATTAGGAGCTTCTCCCTCCACCCTTCTAACCATCCCTGCTAAGTATTCTTGCGTACCTATATCTCTGGTTTCGCGGCTAAATCCTCTACCACTTAGATTAATCATAGCTCCCATATTCAATTCATCCATCTCCTCTACCAATGAAGCAACTCGATCTTTCGTAAGATTCCATTGATGGCTGTGAATATCCACAAAAGGAAACTTCGCTCTTCGTACAGGATTTTCTGGAACCACTAACGTTGATGTGGGATTGTACTCCTCGAAACTCATCTCTGGATCAGAGGTCTCTGCCTCCTGTGCAACTAGTGAACAAAAAGTGAAGCTGATAAGAATAAAAAGTTTTTGTCGCATATGTCAGGTTTTATTTAAGGCAATAATACAAATGTAAGACTGCATCGAACGAGTCATTTATTTATTTGGTTCGATTTCGATGTGAGCTGGTTAATTTCGCATTATGGAGCGACCTGAGTTTGACGATATATTTATGGAATTGGCAGTAAATCTTGCTAAACGATCTCATTGCATCAAACGACATGTAGGCGCAGTACTCACCAAAGACACCCGCATCATATCTATCGGGTACAATGGGCCACCCTCCGGAACGCATAATTGCGACGTAGAGTGGCCTGATGATGGATGCCCAAGAGACTCAAAAGGAAGCTGCTCCCTGGCACTTCACGCAGAACAAAATGCTATCCTGTATGCTGTTAAAAATAAGACCGATGTAGAAGGTGCTACACTCTATGTGACTCTATCACCTTGTATAGCGTGTGCTAGAATCATCTACACAACGAAAATCAAGAAAGTGATCTACTTAAAATCATATGCTGAGTACAAAGGAATACCGAGTGATGAAGGCGTTGACTTCTTGAGAAAATTTGGTGTAGAGGCCGAAAAATATGAAGGTTCGCTGGATAATGTAAGTGAGTTGGTTTAGAATTGAATATGACAAACAACTTCTTTGTGAATGCTAAAACTTCTCGACGTTTTATTCAAGTTGTATTCCTTTTTGCAGCACTATTCTGCAATAGCACTATTTTAATTGCTTCAAAATCAAGCCTACCTGACTCCCATTATGACAGTATCTATCATGTAATGACAACATCTACAGATAAAGCTGATTTCAAATCCTTTTATGAAGTCGTAAGATTAGATGAGCACTTTCCTGAGAATTTAAAATATGAACTAATACTAATCACTACTAAAAAAGCGAAAAAACTAGGTTTCGATCATTCATATGCCAGTGGCTTGTTTTATCAATCTATTTACAAATCAATTGGTGGAGAATATAGGGAAGCGATTTCGATGGCCTCTATCAGTTTGGCAATATTCCAAAACCTTGAAGATCATACCCAGTTGTCCGCCTGCTACAATACATTGGGTAGTACCCTAACGGCTAATGGGGATCCAGAAACTGGAAAGGAATACCTGCGAAAAGCCATGCAGGAAAATGAGCTTGTCAAAAACTTGAAAAGAAAATTAATCGATAGAATCAATAATCTGATTGTTATGGGTTATGTGTACTTCAATGCTAATCAGCTTGATAGTGCAGAAATATTTACCAGGCAAGCACTCCAGGAAGCCAATGAAAATAGCCTTCCTGAGGTTTCAGCGTACAATCTTTATAAAGAAAAAGCCTATTGCCACATAAATCTGGGAAAGTTTCAACTAACAAGAGGAAATTATAATAAAGCAGTAGAGTTATATAAAAAAGGACTGGAATTTTGCGAAAAAGGATCTTTTAAAGATCTTGAAGCCACTTTTCATCACAGAATTGGTCAGACCTATCAATTAAAAAATGATTGGGAGAATGCGCTTTCTCACTTTGATAAAGGAATTGAGTTGTGTGATAACTACTTTACTTTTCTTCCCATATGGATTGATTTGCTTGAAATTAAAGCCGAGACTTTGCAAAAAACTGGGAATTATAATCAGGCTGTCGAAGTACAAAAAAAACACATACTTCTAAAGGATTCTTTAAATACAATCAACAAAGAAAAAGAATTACAGAGATTAGTCATTGAGTTTGAAGTAGAACAAAAAGATCAGGAAATAGCCTCACTTAACCAGCAAGCAACGATTCAGTCTTTGCGACTCTCACAGCAAAATAATCAGTTACTCGTAATAACTCTTTTTTCCCTAACTGCTATTTTAGGAGGCTTTTTGTATTACCGCCAGTTTAAGTTTAAGAAAGAACGGATAGCGTTTGAGTTGAAACAACGGTTTTTACGCTCACAACTAAACCCTCATTTTATCTTCAATTCAATGACTTCCATCCAATCCTATCTGGTGAATACAGATACCGAGAATGCAGGACGCTACATGGGAATGTTTAGCTCGCTAATGCGCCAAATTTTAGAAAATTCAAGGGAAGAATTTATTCCTTTGGCAGAGGAAGTAAGCATGCTTAAAAACTACATTGAACTACAAAGAATACGTTTTTCCGAACCTTTCGAATATCATATTGAAGTAGACGAAGCAATCGATGAAGTCTATATGGGAATACCTCCTATGTTTGCACAGCCTTTTATCGAAAACGCATTTGAACATGGTTTATTCAAAGAAAAAGGAAAAGAAAATAAGCTTAATGTAATATTTTCAATGACAAGCCCAACCCAAGTTCTTTTGGAAATAGAAGATACTGGCATTGGCGTTAATTGGGCAATGCCAGAAAAAAATCATAAATCCATGGCAACTAGGATCACCGAGGAGCGGTTGCAAAATTTGAATTATTCGAGTAGCCAGAAAAATGGATTACAATCAGAAAACTTGATAGGAAAAGGGGGATATACAAAAGGTTACCGTATCAAACTTTTACTTCCCTTGAAAGTACTCTCATATTCATAGAAAGCCTCCCCAAAAAAGGGTATTTTTTAGAAATAATTAAGAAGGTAGTAAAGTCTTGATCATACTTTTTTTAGGTTTCCGGTAAATGGAACCAATTATGAAAGTTTTACTCCTAGATGATGAAGTAAATGCTCGAGACACCATAAAAGCATATCTATCAAGATTTTCCGGGGCAGATTTTGACATCAGAGAAACAGATTCAATTTCAGATGCACAAGCCATACTAAAAGAGTTTAAGCCTGACATTGTTTTGCTGGATATTAATTTAAAAGAGGGCACTGGGTTTGATTTATTGAGCTTGATTGGAATAGATAACATAACATTCAAAGTAATTTTCATCACTGCTTCAGATGGCTTTGCTATAAAAGCATTTAAGTTCAATGCCGTAGACTACATACTCAAACCGGTAAACCCATTGGAATTTGATCAAACGATTCAAAAAACCATAAAAAGTCTAGATAAGCTTCCTTCGGAAAATCAACTTAAAAACCTCGAAGACAACTTATCTGATGAGTCCCGGTTTCTTGATCGGATTGTACTTAGAGATCAGCAGCAAATCCAATTAGTGAAAACTCAAGATATTATTTATTGTAGTTCAGAAAACAACTACACCATGTTTCATATGGTTGATGGATCAACGCTGGTAATTTCTAAAACACTCAAAGAATACGATGATCTTTTAACAAAAAAACATTTTTTTAGAAGTCATAGATCGCACCTAATTAATCTGGACCACTTTAAGAAATATGATAAAAGAGAAGGGGGTTCTATTCAAATGCAAAATGGCACAATTGTTCCATTAGCAAGAAATAAAAAAGATATCTTCATGAAGTTGATCGAAAGGGTTTAAACGAAAAAAGACTATCCTTATATGGATAGTCTTTTAGGCAAGCAGACTAAGTCATTAAGTTTAGGTATGAGGAACCCTTTCTAAATAATACAGTCTGAACTATAAGTCTCATAATCTTTTAATCCACTATAGCAATAACTATCTCCGTTACTGCACCAAGAATTGCCTCTCCCCAACATCCAAGGTTGCATTTACCTCTTCCTTTCCCTTTCTCATACTTATCTCGGCAGTTATTAAGACAATCAGCAAGTCCATCTTTAAGGAATACAATATCGTCTTCAGACGTATTTTCAATCCAAAAATCCTTGGATAACTTCAACTCGCTAAGCAAGTTGCTGGATAAGCCTAAATATGATAAATTATCATCAACATTCACCACTAAACTGATTTTACCATTGACAGATTGGCCTTCAGCTGTAACAATGTTAATCTCTTGAATCAAGTACGTTGCTTCTTCTGATAATTCTTTGGTAGACTGTAAAGCTTCAGGAATTGAAATTTCAACGAACTCTTCATTAAAACTTTGTTCAGATTTTTCTTGCAACTCAATTGATTCTATTTGTTCTAACTGTTCGTTACAAGAAATAGTAAAAACAAGCAATGTAAGAAAGAATAGATTTTTGATTTTTTTCATGATTTTATTGTTTTGTTATTGATGCATCAAAACTATTTGGTGCATGAATCATTGCTTCATTCACTCTATCGTATGGTATGCTATCATGAGTGAATGGTATGATCTTTTGAGAGAATCTTCTAATTCTCTTATGATGCCATTAATCAACAGTAGTTCCCCATTCACTCAAAAAACTCCTCCTCTCCACTCCCTGGAGTTGTCATTCACTCATATTGCAATTAAATGTTTCCATTAAGTATAAATAAAAACAAGAGTTTGAACTGGATCTAAGTGAGCAGCTAACAGGCATTTATTACTTAATCATTAACAACAGAGGACAGCTAAAACAATCATTAAAAACTAATTGTAGTTAGTTATTGTCCAGCCCTAAACTGGGCTAACTGGATACAAAATAAAACCGTCAAGCATTAAGCTTGATGGTTTTATTTTTGTTAGAACTACTTCATATTAAATATAAGTTTTAGCTGGTGAGGCTTTCTGAGGAAGTTTAAGGCATAGAAACTGAAAAACATGGAGGCTCGCTGGATAATGTAAGTGAGTTGGTTTAGTGATTTTTTTAAAATAAAAAAGGGTCGCATCACTGCGACCCAATTCACTACCACTCTATCACTATCTATTACTCTACTACTATTTTATATTGTGGAGTAGGGTTCAACGGACAGAAGTACACGTACTCGCCCTTTTCTAAAGTAACCGTTTTGGAAGCCGCTTTTTCACCATCACCAATTGTCTTGAACAAGTAAGCGCTCTGTACATGGTTTTCCTTGTTGGTCTTCCCTTTCGGCGCGATCACAAATCCTACTTGACGATCTACTCCACTGTTTTCTACTTCGAAAACGTATGATTTTCCTGCCTCAAGCTTGAGTTCTTGTTGTACAAACTCTCCAGGTGTTTGTACTAAGCTTATTTTCTGTGGTTCTTGTGCATTAAGTGCAGTAGTCCATAAAATTCCAAGCGCGAGTAAAAACAGTACACTAATTCTATTCTTTTTCATAATTTTTAAATTTTATATTGATTTGAATAAGTATTAAGCTAAGGTTGATTCTAGTTTAGCTGCTGCAGGAAAGTCAACTGCAAACTGCCCAGATCCATGGATGAAATTGCTCACAATTTTGTCACCTATCACCATGTTGATATCTATCAAATTTTCTTTTGTGTAACCTGCTTCAAAAAGTCTGGCAACAGCGTCTTCGCTTGGTTTACTTCTATTGATAGTGATGTCTTTCACAAAGTTTGCAAGCGCACCTATCTTCGTATCGAAGTTTGCTTCGCCAGTTCTGATGTCAAGAATTTCTTCATCAGAGAATCCATTCATTTTGCCCAAAGCAGTATGAGCGGCAAGGCAATAATCACATTCATTTACTTGGCTTACCACCAAGTTGATCACTTCTCTTTCTTTTGCTTTTAAAGATGATTTTCTGTTCTGAAAAGTCAGGTAGTCTCCTAGTGCTGTTTCGCTATGAGCGAAAGTTGCATAAAGGTTTGGTACAAATCCCAACTTGCTGTTTAGGTTATCAAAGATTGCCTGATTGTTTTCAGATACTTCTTCTCGATTAGGTACATTGATCGTTTCCATAATTCTATTTTTCTTATTTTATTTTTTGCTAAAAGATTATGGTTCAAAGAACGCAGAGAATGTGCTGTTGGGTACTGTCTATTCTTCCCGAAGGGTTGTCAATTTTTCCCTAATGGTTGAATTTCGTACTGATCTCGAAATTTTGAGGGAGCCAGCTGGGTATGTTTCTTGAAAAAACGACTGAAACCAGGGATGTCTTGAAACCCTGTTTCATAGGCTATCTGCTTCGTTGTTTTATCTGTGTAGATCAACAAACGTTTGGCTTCAAGTACGATCCTTTCATGAATGGTTTCTAAAGGAGATTTATCACTGTATTTTGAAAAAAGGTTTGAAATGGTCTTGGGAGATTTATGTAAAAGATCAGCATAGTCTTGTACTTGATGAAGTGAGCGATAGTTCTTCTCAACCATTAAGTTGAACTTACGAATCACATCCATTTCCTTATTTTCTATACCGGTTAGAGAATTTTGCTCTTTGTAACTTCTGGTCAGTTTAACAATGAGTCTCTTCAAGACGATTCGAAGCATCTCTGTCTTTAGGTTGTCCTCTTCCTCTTCAAACTCATCCAGGAATACTTGAAACATGAGACCAATTTTACGTTGGTTAACTAAATCCAATGTGATGACTGGTGCTCCATTGCTACCATAGAAAAGTAATCCCGCACAGGATACTTCATGATCGTGATCAATGATGCAATAAAAATCACGATTGAATTGCCAAGCAGAAATGTATCTCGGATTTTCAAATCTAAAAGACTGATTTACGTTTAGTACGATTACGTGATTAGTTGGTAGTAAAACAGTCGTTTCATCGACCACTACCATTTGATCATCACCCACATTCCAGGCGATCGTTAGCAGAGCTTCCTGTTCATCTCCTAACAAACCACTAAAGTCTGGGTCATCGTAAGTGAGTCTCATTAGCCCTCCTACTTTCTCGTCTGAATGGGTTAAAGTCATAATTGGTGTATTTGAAGAACTAACACTAATTCAAAGGAAAGTACTCAATTTGATCACAGCTTTTTAACAATTCTTTCTCAAATGTCCAGTAGCTTTCAATCATGAAAAAGTATCTACTATTCATTTGCATTCTTCCCTCCTATCTTCTTGCCCAAAAAGCTGACGTTATAAAGGATGCTGAAATCATGCGTATCGCATTTGGATCATGTAGTGTTTCTAGCCTGACAGACAAACAGCTATGGGCTGAAGTAAACGAAACAAAGCCTGATCTATGGATCTGGTTAGGAGACAACATTTATGGTGACTCTGAAGATGTGAATGTTCTAAGGAGTAAATATGCTGAGCAAAAATCCCATCCTGATTATCAAAAACTCCTCACTGAAACAGAAGTAATAGGTACATGGGATGATCATGATTTTGGCGTAAATGACGGGGGAAAGGAATTCAAATCTAAAGACGGTAGCAAAGAAGAACTCTTTCGTTTTCTGAATGTTGCTCAAGATCATCCTGCTCGATCTAGAAAAGGAGTTTATCAATCTTACACATACAACCACACGAAAGGAAGTATCAAGATAATTCTTTTAGACACTCGCTATTTTCGAGATTCTCTAAAGTGGGAAAATGAGGGAACTAGAGACAAGGCTGCTTTAGTGAATTCCAATGGTGATGTTTTGGGAGAGACTCAATGGTCGTGGTTAGAAAATCAATTATCTGAACCAGGAATTGACATGTTTATAGTAGTGACAGGGATACAATTAATCCCAGATCAGCATCAATTCGAAAAATGGTCTAATTTCCCAAAGTCTAAAGATAGATTGATGAAACTAGTTGATGAGAAAGTAAACGTTCCACTCGTCTTCCTCTCTGGAGATAGACACATCTCTGAGGTTTCAAAGGAGATGTTAAAAAGAAGTAAAGAACCAATCTATGAATTTACTTCCAGCAGCCTCACGAGTCCCTGGGGTACGCAAGTCCCAGAGTTGAATGATAAGAGAATTGGAAAAATAGTTTACGATCCCAACTTTGCGATAATGACGATTGTATGGACTTCATCTAAACCAAGTATTCAGGTAAAGTACATTGGAAAAGAGAACGAGGAACTAGCTCAGCATTCGATAAAGTATGATTAAAAATCACCTCCTCCATCTCCGGAATATTCTCTTTCTCCGTCTCTGGATCTTTGTTTCTTCTGATTGAGGCGATAAGTAAATGAAAGAGTCGCAGTTGTGGTCCTTCGCTGAAACTCACTGATTTGGAAAGATCGCTCATTGGATATCTCACTTCTATATTTTCTTGAATTAAAAAGGTCACTCACATTGAATGCGAGTGTTCCATTGCCTTTTAACACATCTCTGGACATGCCTATGTCTACAGAAGTAATTGATAAAGTTCTACCCTGAACAGTATTGCGCGGTGCACGATAGTTCACATTAATCTGAGCATCAAAGAGTTTCTTGAATTTAAAATTATTACTTACCCGAGAAGTTAAAGTAGTCGCCTCAGCTCCATTGAAAGTAAGTATTTCTTCGCCAAAGATCACACTCCCACTCGGAACAATACTTCTGTAAAAATTAACATTTCCACTTACACGATACCAGTCAGCAAAATCTTTAGAAATATTCACTTCCACACCGTAGGCATCCTCAGTTGAAACATTATATGGTCTTGTAAATGTGACACCTTCTTCATTCGTATTTCTAAGTCTTTGTACTCCTCCCTCAGTATGACGATAGTATATTCCGGTATAAAATGAGCTGGATTGCGTATTCAACAAATAGCCTAGCTCGTATGAATCTGTAAATTCCGGCTGCAGCGTAGGATTTCCCAGCCAAAAATTTCTGCTATCAGATATGGAAGTAAATGGATTCAAACTCCTCCCTCTTGGTCTGCTAATTCTCCGACTATAGCTTGCTTGCACTGCTTGCGATTCTGTCATTTGATATGTTAAGAAGGCACTAGGGAAGAAATTTCCATAGTTTTGGACATTGCGATTATCGTCTGTTTTTTGAAAAGTGATAAGCCTTGTCTGTTCAAAGCGTAGACCAAGTTGCCACGATACCTTGTTTATTTTATTACCTACAATTCCATACACTGCTAACACATCTTCTTCGTATTCAAACTCATTGGAAAACGAAGAATCTACTTCATAAATACCTGCTTCATTCCTTTCTGTTACCAAATAGTTATTACCAACTAATCGATCGGTGTATCTTGTCCCAAGCTCCATTTTACCATTCTTTCCAAAAGGATGTATATAGTCAGACTGGATCATATATCTTTCTTCAATTTCATCTGTATTTGCTTTTTGAAACAAAATAGGTGATTGATCAGCAGCGCTAGCTCCTATGGTTTCGATGAGATCGCTACTCTCCTGTTCATTGTTATTTTGATATTGGAAATCGAAGGTTAATTTCTGACCCTTTCGTTCAAAATTCCTCGTATAGTTAAGCGCATATTCCAAATTTTCATCTCCCTCTCCTTCATCATCATTCCTGAATGAGATGGAATCTGCCCCAGATTGTGGGTAGAAGTCATCATATATCAATCTTGTCTCATTGTTTTCATCAGAAAAGCGGTAGAGAAAGGACAGTGTGATTGAATTAAATTCATTTAGGTAGATGTCTGATCCAAACCTGCTAGAATAGCTCAATCCTCCTCTGTCATGACTCCTGTCTCTTATAGTCTGAAGGACGGCAGTGGTTTTTTCTGGGGAATCAAAGAATGTCTGATCTGACGAGCCACCTCCATTGTTTCTTCTATAGTTAATTCCAAAGTTTGTAAAAAAATTGATCCAATTCCTCCTAAAGTTTAGATTGATTGAACCGCCATGATTATCAGGCAACCCTGTATTAACCTGAAAACTTCCATTGACTCCATTCTTTTTATCCTTCTTTAAAATGATATTGATAATACCAGCAAGGCCTTCAGCATCATATCTGGCAGATGGATTGGTGATCACTTCTACACTCTCTACCAAATTACTATTTAACTGACGTAGTGCATCGTTGCTACTCAACCCGACAAGGCCAGACGGCTTTCCATCAATGAGTATTCGCACATTTTCACT is from Marinobacter alexandrii and encodes:
- a CDS encoding DUF6090 family protein, which codes for MKNINWLDHIANLLVVILGISIAFYLEGYKEESNSKKLERKYLESLISDLDIDIQALDTLRSVNDRISTSLVTLSEASIGRPYGSDTALMNHILTIQYNPPFSPQRTTYESLKASGKMDLINDFNIRNEIVDLYEQYYRGTGEYDVSINEHVRDFVKPFYINQIRFNSAQSLNPEFLPKDEFRNMIFAYRYLFIAKCGFYDNVRNRAQSLRNELEDYSSQL
- a CDS encoding M48 family metallopeptidase; amino-acid sequence: MRKALSFSFIVVALILIQCKSVPLSGRSQLSLIGNDKIFPMSFDQYEQVKKESKIINGTDEARMIKRVGTRIQRAVEQYFREEGKPNYLSDYKWEYNLVDNDSTVNAWCMPGGKVAFYTGIMPICKDELGVAVVMGHEIAHAIANHGAERISTQYAAQAGLATVSILLTGGGSGPSIPAEVIMQGAGAATSLGILAFSRKHESESDKLGLYFMAMAGYNPQEAPKFWERMAANSGGEAPPEFTSTHPSHDTRISDLKANMPKAMEYYRKSQ
- a CDS encoding YitT family protein, with the protein product MNRSRPLFKLFKSLKGLLGSRGERISDITIARQSIEVKDQLLRWVKELLFLSLGILSAGFGLKGFLLPNDFIDGGVTGISLLTRVITGYPLPILIVIINIPFIILGYFQIGKSFVFKSILAIVGLAFALAFIEYPTITSDKLLVAVFGGFFLGAGIGLSVRGGGVLDGTEVLAIYLGRKTGLTIGDLILVFNVFIFSTAAYLLSMEIALYSILTYLSASKTVDFVIEGVEEYIGVIIISHRSEAIRLMITERMGRGVTIYNGTSGFGPREELKDTEILYSVITRLEIANLQNKVRQIDPNAFIVMNSVKDLKGGMIKKRQFKEH
- a CDS encoding amidohydrolase family protein — its product is MRQKLFILISFTFCSLVAQEAETSDPEMSFEEYNPTSTLVVPENPVRRAKFPFVDIHSHQWNLTKDRVASLVEEMDELNMGAMINLSGRGFSRETRDIGTQEYLAGMVRRVEGEAPNRIIVFTNVSFKNIGDKGWTEKAVKELEEDVKAGARGLKIYKSLGLSYQDMDGNRVAIDDPRIDPIWAKCGELGIPVLIHAADPASFWDPMDADNERWLELKLRPGRKRGAENPAPFEQIIAEQHNIFKKHPKTTFVNAHMGWMANDLDKAGKHLDIYPNVYFGIGAVIAEFGRQPRRANQFFEKYQDRVLFGKDAYNPEEFYTYFRVLETEDEYFPYYKKYHAYWRMYGLGLSDEILKKVYYKNACKIIPRLEVSQFE
- a CDS encoding dCMP deaminase family protein, whose translation is MERPEFDDIFMELAVNLAKRSHCIKRHVGAVLTKDTRIISIGYNGPPSGTHNCDVEWPDDGCPRDSKGSCSLALHAEQNAILYAVKNKTDVEGATLYVTLSPCIACARIIYTTKIKKVIYLKSYAEYKGIPSDEGVDFLRKFGVEAEKYEGSLDNVSELV
- a CDS encoding histidine kinase; this encodes MTNNFFVNAKTSRRFIQVVFLFAALFCNSTILIASKSSLPDSHYDSIYHVMTTSTDKADFKSFYEVVRLDEHFPENLKYELILITTKKAKKLGFDHSYASGLFYQSIYKSIGGEYREAISMASISLAIFQNLEDHTQLSACYNTLGSTLTANGDPETGKEYLRKAMQENELVKNLKRKLIDRINNLIVMGYVYFNANQLDSAEIFTRQALQEANENSLPEVSAYNLYKEKAYCHINLGKFQLTRGNYNKAVELYKKGLEFCEKGSFKDLEATFHHRIGQTYQLKNDWENALSHFDKGIELCDNYFTFLPIWIDLLEIKAETLQKTGNYNQAVEVQKKHILLKDSLNTINKEKELQRLVIEFEVEQKDQEIASLNQQATIQSLRLSQQNNQLLVITLFSLTAILGGFLYYRQFKFKKERIAFELKQRFLRSQLNPHFIFNSMTSIQSYLVNTDTENAGRYMGMFSSLMRQILENSREEFIPLAEEVSMLKNYIELQRIRFSEPFEYHIEVDEAIDEVYMGIPPMFAQPFIENAFEHGLFKEKGKENKLNVIFSMTSPTQVLLEIEDTGIGVNWAMPEKNHKSMATRITEERLQNLNYSSSQKNGLQSENLIGKGGYTKGYRIKLLLPLKVLSYS
- a CDS encoding LytTR family DNA-binding domain-containing protein, whose protein sequence is MKVLLLDDEVNARDTIKAYLSRFSGADFDIRETDSISDAQAILKEFKPDIVLLDINLKEGTGFDLLSLIGIDNITFKVIFITASDGFAIKAFKFNAVDYILKPVNPLEFDQTIQKTIKSLDKLPSENQLKNLEDNLSDESRFLDRIVLRDQQQIQLVKTQDIIYCSSENNYTMFHMVDGSTLVISKTLKEYDDLLTKKHFFRSHRSHLINLDHFKKYDKREGGSIQMQNGTIVPLARNKKDIFMKLIERV